One window of bacterium genomic DNA carries:
- a CDS encoding HsdR family type I site-specific deoxyribonuclease, giving the protein MPYTEKGTVEDFIVEELKKLRWRYAEPDEINQLREDNLSEPILTRSLKNAVQRLNPKFSFTESDLSYILSYLRNLPANIVGIKSFLDILKNGLLVPLEREKKEQVVKLLDFENIQNNEFIFTRQFTLEDLTGSIRADVLLFINGIPLVLIECKSPTREEVGWLDAYRQIKRYEYTTPELFKYVQFSIATDGIKTLYFPNSFAEESEEKDLLSEWKDPYPFEPTQFKDDYLKITIYGMLSPFNLLDLLENFLFIRQKEDRVSKVLARYQQFRASNKIFRRVIDTLTGKDDKKFGLIWHWQGSGKTYTMAFSAWKLYHSPEAERPSIFVMVDRKDLEEQIEKDFAFIGIPIERIGSIRELIETLKWGSEGKRGIFLVTVEKFSPKEFLELENIGESLKIERENVIILADEVHRTQYGKFRTLWSSIFKNAFVFGFTGTPLSKSDRNTFQKFCPPDELYLDRYSMADSLRDGFTVPLSYQARLPDYHLKLEELEQFARFEEEEIETLSPEEKKELRKKVKVIKTLAKKPERIKAIAEDIVSHFREIVEPTGLKAMLVTIDREACVCYKKEIDKLLPSEESEIVMTFNPNDNELIRDYFLKFTKEYSTTDIKQIHERIINNFKIRENPKILIVTDMLITGFDAPILWCMYLDKPLKEHRLLQAIARTNRPYSTKGFGLICDYIGVLEELQKALCQFEASDSAELKTVIRDLTQEKKDFERLLNEILKIFEGIKKEDTWESLQSALEKLVTLEEGKIFEEKMRKLMKCYEMLGGEDFLLPYLRDYDWLVKVFIAYNKKFRRASLDELKIEELSRKTIQKIQRTMDVDEIERAFPTLEINQEFIKHLQSQVQKNLGSAIDAITSMQKDVRTQLASHPSSSFLLNLSKEIEATYEALRLKRLRVEEAYERILEFAKQISDWKQEEKEIGKDKHPIFEAIKSRLPQVEKEKVLDFVNRLLSTLRDKKLLFKGWYLQKSVSVQVRIEVRIRLLSWLKDRAYDEELINGLHTAIMEALKEVGE; this is encoded by the coding sequence ATGCCTTACACCGAAAAGGGAACTGTAGAGGATTTCATAGTTGAAGAGCTCAAAAAGCTCCGCTGGAGATACGCCGAGCCGGACGAAATAAATCAGCTCAGAGAAGATAATCTCAGCGAGCCAATCCTCACCCGCTCCCTCAAAAACGCAGTCCAGAGGTTAAATCCAAAATTCTCCTTCACCGAATCAGACCTTAGTTACATTCTTTCTTACCTAAGAAACCTCCCAGCTAATATTGTAGGAATCAAGAGTTTCCTTGATATCCTCAAAAACGGGCTCCTCGTCCCCCTTGAAAGGGAAAAGAAAGAGCAAGTTGTGAAGCTCCTTGATTTTGAAAACATCCAAAATAACGAATTCATCTTCACTCGCCAATTTACCCTTGAAGATTTGACTGGCTCCATAAGAGCCGATGTCCTCCTATTCATAAACGGCATTCCCCTTGTACTCATTGAATGCAAAAGCCCAACAAGGGAAGAAGTCGGCTGGCTTGACGCCTACAGACAAATCAAACGCTACGAGTATACTACCCCCGAGCTCTTCAAATATGTCCAGTTCTCTATCGCCACTGATGGCATAAAAACCCTCTATTTTCCAAATTCCTTTGCCGAGGAAAGCGAGGAAAAGGACCTCCTCTCCGAATGGAAAGACCCCTATCCCTTTGAGCCCACTCAATTCAAGGATGATTACCTCAAGATTACTATTTATGGTATGCTTTCACCTTTTAACCTCTTAGACCTCCTTGAAAATTTCCTCTTCATAAGACAGAAGGAGGATAGAGTTTCCAAAGTCCTTGCCCGCTATCAGCAATTCAGAGCAAGCAATAAGATTTTCCGAAGAGTCATTGATACATTAACCGGTAAGGATGATAAGAAATTCGGTCTCATCTGGCACTGGCAGGGCTCGGGGAAAACCTACACAATGGCTTTCTCCGCTTGGAAGCTTTACCATTCTCCCGAAGCGGAAAGACCGAGCATATTCGTTATGGTTGATAGAAAAGACCTTGAAGAGCAAATCGAAAAAGATTTCGCCTTCATAGGCATTCCCATTGAGAGAATCGGCTCAATCAGAGAGCTCATAGAGACATTGAAATGGGGAAGTGAAGGAAAAAGAGGAATATTTCTCGTAACTGTTGAGAAATTCAGCCCCAAGGAATTTCTTGAATTAGAGAATATTGGCGAATCGTTAAAAATAGAGAGGGAAAATGTGATAATCTTAGCAGATGAGGTGCATAGAACACAATACGGAAAGTTCCGAACCCTCTGGAGCAGTATATTCAAGAATGCCTTCGTCTTCGGCTTCACAGGAACCCCACTCTCCAAATCGGATAGAAACACATTCCAAAAATTCTGTCCGCCTGATGAGCTTTATCTTGATAGATATTCTATGGCTGATTCCCTCAGGGATGGGTTCACAGTCCCGCTCTCCTATCAAGCGAGACTGCCCGATTATCACCTCAAACTTGAGGAGCTCGAGCAGTTCGCAAGATTTGAGGAAGAGGAAATAGAGACCCTATCTCCCGAGGAAAAGAAAGAACTGAGGAAAAAAGTAAAGGTCATAAAAACCCTTGCAAAAAAGCCGGAAAGAATTAAGGCAATTGCTGAAGATATCGTTTCCCATTTCAGGGAAATAGTAGAACCCACTGGCTTGAAAGCTATGCTCGTGACAATAGATAGGGAAGCCTGCGTTTGCTACAAAAAGGAAATTGATAAGCTTCTCCCGTCCGAGGAAAGCGAGATTGTGATGACATTCAATCCAAACGATAACGAGCTAATAAGAGATTATTTTCTTAAATTTACGAAAGAGTATTCAACCACTGATATAAAACAAATCCACGAGCGCATTATCAACAATTTCAAAATCAGGGAGAATCCCAAAATCCTCATCGTCACTGATATGCTCATAACTGGCTTTGATGCCCCTATTTTGTGGTGTATGTATCTTGACAAACCCTTGAAGGAGCACAGGCTTCTGCAGGCAATAGCGAGGACAAATAGACCCTACTCAACGAAAGGCTTCGGGCTGATTTGCGATTATATCGGCGTTTTGGAGGAACTCCAAAAAGCCTTATGCCAATTTGAGGCTTCGGATTCAGCCGAGCTAAAGACGGTTATAAGGGATTTAACACAAGAAAAGAAAGATTTTGAAAGGCTTCTTAACGAAATATTGAAAATTTTTGAAGGAATAAAGAAAGAGGATACCTGGGAAAGCTTACAATCTGCATTGGAGAAATTGGTCACTTTAGAAGAGGGAAAAATTTTTGAGGAAAAGATGAGAAAATTGATGAAGTGCTATGAGATGCTCGGCGGTGAAGATTTCTTGCTGCCTTATCTCCGAGACTACGATTGGTTGGTCAAAGTATTCATCGCCTACAATAAAAAGTTCAGAAGGGCAAGCCTTGATGAATTGAAAATAGAGGAACTCTCAAGGAAAACAATTCAGAAGATACAAAGAACAATGGATGTAGACGAGATAGAGAGGGCTTTTCCGACCTTGGAGATAAATCAAGAATTCATTAAACATCTACAAAGCCAAGTTCAGAAGAATCTCGGCTCGGCAATTGATGCCATTACAAGTATGCAAAAAGATGTCAGAACACAACTCGCCAGCCATCCATCTTCCTCTTTCCTTTTAAATCTGAGCAAGGAGATTGAAGCAACATATGAGGCATTGAGGTTAAAGAGACTAAGAGTTGAGGAAGCCTATGAGAGGATTTTGGAGTTTGCGAAGCAAATATCCGATTGGAAACAGGAAGAAAAGGAGATAGGAAAGGATAAACATCCTATATTTGAGGCTATAAAATCCCGCCTTCCCCAGGTGGAAAAGGAGAAGGTTTTGGATTTCGTGAACAGGCTTCTATCAACACTTCGGGATAAAAAGCTTCTCTTTAAGGGTTGGTATTTGCAGAAATCGGTGAGCGTTCAGGTGAGAATAGAGGTTCGCATTCGTCTTCTCAGCTGGCTTAAGGATAGGGCTTATGATGAGGAACTGATTAACGGATTGCATACCGCGATAATGGAGGCTTTGAAGGAGGTTGGAGAATGA
- a CDS encoding restriction endonuclease subunit S has translation MRFYKETNFKDTQIGRIPKDWEVVRLGDIASNVYYGITAKAVQERTQLRMLRTTDIKNYKVEWDSLPYCQITEQRKDIQRYFLQIDDLIVSRAGTAGMSVLVDKHLKDVIFGSYLIKIRLKDNGYPKYLHFFFRSRFYWNHILSGHAGSTLKNINLPVLKSTPIILPPLPEQEKIAEILSTVDEVIQRTEEIIAKTERLKKGLMQELLTKGIGHKEFKDTQIGRIPKDWEVVRLGDISTISSGNTAPQEKKYFEKGKFPFIRVQHLNELAKGKYTVHFDLINERAVSELRLKKFKKGAIIFPKSGESIKLEKRAMLIEDSYVVNHLAVINPLSKGVNNLFLFYCLCRVKTSEYLTQTTMPSLNLATIKGFLLPLPPLPEQEKIAEILSTVDEKIEIERKIKEKLERIKKSLMDLLLTGKIRVRI, from the coding sequence ATGAGATTTTATAAAGAAACAAATTTCAAGGACACACAAATCGGAAGAATTCCTAAAGATTGGGAAGTGGTGAGGTTAGGAGATATAGCATCAAATGTATATTACGGAATCACAGCAAAAGCTGTGCAAGAAAGAACTCAGCTAAGAATGTTAAGAACAACTGATATCAAGAACTACAAAGTTGAATGGGATAGTTTACCCTACTGCCAAATTACTGAACAAAGAAAAGATATTCAAAGGTATTTTTTGCAAATTGACGACTTGATCGTCTCGCGCGCAGGGACTGCAGGTATGTCAGTTTTGGTTGACAAACATTTAAAAGATGTTATCTTCGGCTCATACTTAATTAAAATCAGGTTAAAAGACAATGGCTACCCCAAATATTTGCACTTCTTCTTCCGTTCAAGATTTTACTGGAACCACATACTTTCAGGGCATGCCGGCAGCACGCTTAAAAATATAAACTTACCCGTTTTAAAATCTACCCCTATTATCTTACCTCCTCTTCCCGAACAGGAGAAAATCGCTGAGATTCTCTCAACTGTTGATGAGGTAATCCAGAGAACAGAGGAGATAATAGCCAAGACGGAACGATTGAAAAAGGGATTAATGCAAGAACTTCTAACGAAAGGAATCGGTCATAAAGAATTCAAAGATACCCAAATCGGAAGAATCCCTAAAGATTGGGAAGTGGTGAGATTGGGAGATATTTCAACTATTTCATCTGGAAACACAGCACCCCAAGAGAAGAAGTACTTTGAGAAAGGTAAATTCCCATTCATTAGAGTGCAACATTTAAATGAATTAGCAAAGGGAAAATATACTGTCCATTTTGACCTTATAAATGAAAGAGCTGTTTCGGAATTAAGGCTTAAAAAATTTAAAAAGGGAGCAATCATTTTCCCCAAAAGTGGCGAATCAATAAAACTTGAAAAGAGAGCAATGCTAATAGAAGATAGCTATGTTGTTAACCATTTGGCTGTCATAAACCCACTTTCTAAAGGAGTAAATAATTTGTTCCTCTTTTATTGCCTTTGTCGCGTAAAGACAAGCGAATACTTGACGCAAACCACGATGCCTTCGCTAAACCTTGCTACAATAAAGGGATTTTTGCTTCCCCTTCCCCCTCTTCCCGAACAGGAGAAAATCGCTGAGATTCTCTCAACTGTTGATGAGAAAATTGAGATTGAAAGAAAGATAAAGGAGAAATTGGAGAGAATAAAGAAGAGTTTGATGGATTTGCTCCTAACAGGGAAAATTAGAGTGAGAATATAG
- a CDS encoding N-6 DNA methylase, with the protein MKQNQKTLFKKTLSRDELNSLVDRAADLIRTAVDYKFILILLFLKHISDRWKAETEETKRRLIREGLDESIAVREAEHQDYHTFHIPKELLWEEITKDTKALPERLAEAISEIAKRNPELEGVINRMNFLEFARNEENRILLQRLVQLFDQYNLGGDGVSPDVLGDAYEHILMKFAPQRAKEGEIYTPREIIRLMVEILDPKPGESVYDPCCGSGGMLIVSYLYVKEKYGKEDANKLFLYGQERNPDIHAICKLNLWMHDIGNGLVYSGDTLSFPKTKREDGTLTQFDVVIANIPWNQDGYGEETLREVELSERFSFGYPPDNSADWAWIQHMLASVKEDGRIGVVVDNGCLFRGGKEKAIRQKIIDLDWVECVILTPEKLFYNTGAPGVIMIFRENKPSERKGKLLFINASKEFIPHPTIRRLNSLSEENIERIVRAYREFKDVPGFARVVDREEVVRNDYNLNVTLYVMPVEEEEEIDIEREFSELKEMEREREEIERKLEEYIREIINLKRK; encoded by the coding sequence ATGAAACAAAATCAAAAAACCCTCTTTAAAAAGACACTTAGCAGAGACGAACTCAACTCCCTCGTAGATAGAGCAGCCGACCTCATAAGAACCGCAGTTGATTACAAGTTCATCCTTATCCTCCTCTTCCTCAAACATATCAGCGACCGCTGGAAAGCGGAAACTGAAGAAACAAAACGGCGACTAATTAGAGAAGGCTTGGATGAGAGCATCGCCGTTCGCGAAGCCGAACATCAAGACTATCACACCTTCCACATCCCAAAAGAACTGTTATGGGAGGAAATAACGAAGGATACTAAAGCTCTCCCCGAAAGGCTGGCGGAAGCGATAAGTGAGATTGCTAAACGCAATCCAGAGCTTGAAGGCGTCATCAATAGAATGAATTTTCTTGAATTCGCGAGAAATGAGGAGAACAGAATCCTCCTCCAAAGGCTCGTCCAGCTCTTCGACCAATACAATTTGGGTGGGGATGGAGTCTCTCCCGATGTTTTGGGCGATGCCTATGAGCATATTTTGATGAAGTTCGCCCCCCAAAGAGCTAAGGAGGGTGAAATTTACACTCCAAGGGAAATAATAAGATTGATGGTGGAGATATTGGACCCTAAGCCTGGGGAAAGCGTCTACGACCCTTGCTGTGGCTCGGGCGGTATGCTTATTGTTTCCTATCTATATGTGAAGGAAAAATATGGAAAGGAAGACGCTAATAAGCTTTTCCTTTATGGGCAGGAGAGAAATCCCGATATTCACGCTATTTGCAAGCTCAACCTCTGGATGCACGATATAGGCAATGGCTTAGTTTATTCGGGAGATACGCTGAGCTTTCCCAAAACAAAGAGGGAAGACGGAACCTTGACCCAATTTGATGTAGTCATCGCGAATATCCCCTGGAATCAGGATGGATATGGGGAGGAGACTTTAAGGGAAGTTGAGCTAAGCGAGAGGTTTTCCTTTGGTTATCCGCCTGATAACAGCGCTGATTGGGCGTGGATACAGCATATGCTCGCTTCGGTGAAGGAGGATGGAAGAATTGGGGTCGTTGTTGACAATGGGTGTCTTTTCCGGGGAGGGAAGGAGAAAGCTATAAGGCAGAAGATAATTGACTTGGATTGGGTTGAATGCGTTATTCTAACGCCGGAGAAGCTATTCTACAATACGGGAGCTCCAGGTGTGATAATGATTTTCAGGGAGAATAAACCCTCCGAGAGGAAGGGGAAGTTGCTCTTTATCAATGCCAGTAAAGAATTTATTCCCCATCCCACGATAAGGAGATTGAATTCGTTATCGGAGGAGAATATTGAAAGGATAGTGCGAGCATATAGGGAGTTTAAGGATGTCCCGGGGTTTGCGAGGGTCGTGGATAGGGAGGAAGTTGTCAGGAATGATTACAATCTTAATGTCACGCTATATGTGATGCCAGTTGAGGAAGAAGAGGAGATAGATATAGAGAGGGAATTCAGCGAGCTGAAGGAGATGGAGAGGGAAAGGGAAGAAATAGAAAGGAAATTAGAGGAATATATAAGGGAAATTATAAATTTGAAAAGGAAATGA
- a CDS encoding glutamate-5-semialdehyde dehydrogenase gives MAIIIQEKDFSINPKRRRLFSMEIPESIMEAVKEKARKAKEASYKMAIASTSEKNEALKKVAESLWSRKEEILSANEKDINGAKEKGLPPHLIDRLALNEKRLKDICDSIEEVIALPDPVGEIIEGWKRPNGLVIQKVRVPLGVIGIIYEARPNVTVDAATLCLKAGNCVVLRGGSEAISSNVCLVEIMRQALSETALPPDAVQIIEDTSRLSALALMRQSEYLDVLIPRGGAGLIKSVLENARLPVIETGVGNCHTYVHEDADIEMAERIVINAKCQRPSVCNAMETLLVHKNIAPQFLPRCLQKLMELGVEIRGCERTRELFPEAKPATEEDWYTEYLALILAVKVVDSLDEAIAHINKYGSKHSEAIITSNVTSAKRFCDEVDASTVYVNASTRFTDGGQFGLGAEIGISTQKLHARGPMGLRELTSYKWVVYGEGQIRT, from the coding sequence ATGGCTATAATAATTCAAGAAAAAGATTTCTCCATCAACCCGAAGAGAAGGAGGTTGTTTTCTATGGAAATTCCTGAAAGCATAATGGAAGCAGTGAAAGAAAAAGCGAGAAAAGCAAAGGAAGCGTCTTATAAAATGGCTATTGCGAGCACGAGCGAGAAAAACGAGGCTTTGAAGAAGGTCGCTGAATCCCTCTGGAGCAGAAAAGAGGAAATCCTTTCCGCAAATGAAAAAGATATAAACGGAGCTAAAGAGAAAGGACTTCCTCCCCATCTCATAGACCGCCTCGCCTTGAACGAAAAAAGATTAAAAGATATCTGCGATTCCATTGAGGAAGTAATCGCTCTTCCCGACCCAGTTGGAGAGATAATAGAGGGTTGGAAAAGACCAAATGGATTGGTCATCCAGAAAGTAAGGGTTCCCTTGGGTGTTATCGGGATAATCTATGAGGCGCGCCCGAATGTAACTGTTGACGCCGCCACTCTATGCCTGAAGGCGGGGAACTGCGTTGTTCTGCGTGGTGGTTCGGAGGCGATTAGTTCCAACGTTTGCTTAGTTGAGATAATGCGCCAGGCTTTAAGTGAGACCGCTCTGCCACCTGATGCAGTGCAAATCATAGAGGATACATCTCGTCTCAGCGCCCTTGCTTTGATGCGCCAATCCGAATACCTGGATGTCCTGATACCCCGAGGAGGAGCGGGATTGATAAAATCCGTTTTGGAAAACGCTCGCCTCCCTGTGATAGAGACCGGCGTGGGAAACTGCCATACCTATGTCCATGAGGACGCGGATATAGAGATGGCGGAGAGAATAGTGATAAACGCGAAGTGTCAACGCCCCTCGGTTTGCAACGCTATGGAAACGCTTCTCGTCCATAAAAATATCGCTCCCCAATTCCTTCCTCGTTGTCTCCAAAAGCTGATGGAGTTGGGAGTGGAGATAAGAGGATGCGAACGGACGAGGGAGTTATTCCCCGAAGCAAAGCCAGCTACGGAGGAGGATTGGTATACGGAATATCTCGCCCTAATCCTCGCAGTTAAAGTGGTTGATTCCCTTGACGAGGCTATCGCTCATATTAATAAGTATGGGAGCAAGCACTCGGAGGCTATAATAACTTCAAATGTGACATCTGCGAAGAGATTCTGCGATGAGGTGGATGCGTCAACGGTTTATGTAAATGCCTCCACTCGCTTCACGGATGGCGGGCAGTTCGGCTTGGGAGCTGAGATAGGGATATCCACACAGAAGCTCCACGCTCGTGGACCAATGGGGCTGAGGGAGTTGACATCTTATAAATGGGTGGTCTACGGCGAGGGGCAGATTAGGACATAA